The candidate division KSB1 bacterium genome includes a region encoding these proteins:
- a CDS encoding DNA methyltransferase: MARRKSSQNPTGGTSVRDFRHEEARRKNNPPAGIAPTYEVRDRRTKQYSYDPHMDPQLVWAGKTEHTSFDVDVVSLHIHERISTKAILRAVRRPEPIQLDLFGDTPLPADQQIEFYRHDVNWANRLILGDSLLVMNSLLVKEGMAGKVQMIYIDPPYGIKYASNFQPRIDRRDVKDKDEDLTREPEQIKAYRDTWKLGIHSYLTYLRDRLLLARELLTESGSIFVQIND, encoded by the coding sequence ATGGCTCGCCGAAAATCTTCCCAGAACCCGACGGGGGGAACCAGCGTCCGGGATTTTCGCCACGAGGAGGCGCGCCGGAAGAACAATCCGCCAGCCGGTATCGCACCTACCTACGAGGTCCGCGATCGCCGGACCAAGCAGTACAGCTACGATCCGCATATGGACCCGCAACTTGTTTGGGCTGGTAAAACCGAGCACACCTCGTTCGACGTGGATGTCGTTTCGCTGCACATTCATGAGCGCATTTCTACTAAAGCGATCCTGCGCGCGGTTCGGCGCCCGGAACCGATCCAGCTGGACCTCTTCGGCGACACGCCCCTCCCGGCTGATCAGCAGATCGAGTTCTACCGCCACGACGTCAACTGGGCCAACCGCCTGATTTTGGGCGATTCGCTCCTGGTAATGAACTCGCTCTTGGTCAAGGAGGGCATGGCCGGCAAGGTGCAGATGATTTACATCGACCCGCCCTACGGCATCAAGTACGCCAGCAACTTCCAGCCGCGCATTGACCGCCGCGATGTGAAGGACAAGGACGAAGACCTCACCCGCGAGCCGGAGCAGATCAAGGCCTACCGCGATACCTGGAAACTGGGCATCCACTCGTACCTGACCTACCTGCGCGACCGCCTGCTGCTGGCCCGCGAACTCCTCACCGAAAGCGGCTCCATCTTCGTCCAGATCAACGATGA